The following coding sequences lie in one Harpia harpyja isolate bHarHar1 chromosome W unlocalized genomic scaffold, bHarHar1 primary haplotype SUPER_W_unloc_1, whole genome shotgun sequence genomic window:
- the ACTN4 gene encoding alpha-actinin-4 isoform X1, protein MVDYHSAGQPYPYSGNGPGPNGDYMAQEDDWDRDLLLDPAWEKQQRKTFTAWCNSHLRKAGTQIENIDEDFRDGLKLMLLLEVISGERLPKPERGKMRVHKINNVNKALDFIASKGVKLVSIGAEEIVDGNAKMTLGMIWTIILRFAIQDISVEETSAKEGLLLWCQRKTAPYKNVNVQNFHISWKDGLAFNALIHRHRPELIEYDKLRKDDPVTNLNNAFEVAEKYLDIPKMLDAEDIVNTARPDEKAIMTYVSSFYHAFSGAQKAETAANRICKVLAVNQENEHLMEDYEKLASDLLEWIKRTIPWLEDRSPQKTIQEMQQKLEDFRDYRRIHKPPKVQEKCQLEINFNTLQTKLRLSNRPAFMPSEGKMVLDINNGWQHLEQAEKGYEEWLLNEIRRLERLDHLAEKFRQKASIHEAWTEGKEAMLKQKDYETATLSDIKALIRKHEAFESDLAAHQDRVEQIAAIAQELNELDYYDSPSVNARCQKICDQWDVLGSLTHSRREALEKTEKQLETIDELHLEYAKRAAPFNNWMESAMEDLQDMFIVHTIEEIEGLIAAHDQFKSTLPDADKEREAILGIQREAQRIADFNSIKLSGNNPYTSVTLQIINSKWERVQQLVPKRDHALLDEQSKQQSNEHLRRQFASQANIVGPWIQTKMEEIGRISIEMNGTLEDQLNHLKQYEQSIVDYKPNIDLLEQQHQLIQEALIFDNKHTNYTMEHIRVGWEQLLTTIARTINEVENQILTRDAKGISQEQMQEFRASFNHFDKDHGGALGPEEFKACLISLGYDVENDRQKCTGSMDTDDFRALLISTGYSLGDAEFNRIMSVVDPNNSGIVTFQAFIDFMSRETTDTDTADQVIASFKVLAGDKNYITAEELLRELPPDQAEYCIARMAPYQGPDAVPGALDYKSFSTALYGESDL, encoded by the exons ATGGTGGATTACCACAGCGCTGGGCAGCCCTACCCCTACAGCGGCAATGGGCCCGGCCCCAACGGCGATTATATGGCCCAGGAGGACGACTGGGACCGCGACCTCCTCCTCGATCCcgcctgggagaagcagcagcgcAAG ACATTCACAGCTTGGTGCAACTCCCACCTGCGGAAGGCTGGCACGCAGATAGAGAACATCGACGAGGATTTCCGCGATGGCCTCAAGCTCATGCTGCTTCTGGAGGTGATTTCAG GGGAACGATTGCCAAAACCAGAGCGGGGAAAAATGAGAGTGCATAAAATCAACAACGTGAACAAAGCCCTCGATTTCATCGCCAGCAAAGGTGTCAAGCTGGTCTCTATAGGAGCTGAAG AGATCGTCGATGGCAACGCGAAGATGACGCTGGGCATGATCTGGACCATTATCCTCAGATTTGCCATTCAGGACATCTCAGTGGAAG AGACCTCGGCGAAGGAGGGCTTGCTACTGTGGTGTCAGAGGAAGACGGCTCCCTACAAGAACGTCAATGTGCAGAACTTCCACATCAG CTGGAAGGATGGTCTTGCTTTTAATGCCTTGATCCACAGACACAGACCGGAGCTCATCGAATACGACAAACTCAGAAAG GATGACCCCGTGACGAATCTGAACAACGCCTTTGAAGTGGCGGAGAAGTACCTGGACATCCCCAAGATGCTGGATGCAGAGG ACATTGTCAACACAGCTCGCCCCGATGAGAAAGCCATCATGACCTATGTGTCGAGCTTCTACCATGCCTTTTCTGGGGCTCAGAAG GCCGAGACTGCGGCAAACCGCATTTGCAAAGTGCTGGCTGTCAACCAGGAGAACGAGCACCTGATGGAAGATTACGAGAAACTCGCTTCTGAC CTGCTGGAGTGGATCAAGCGTACCATCCCTTGGCTGGAGGACCGCAGCCCGCAGAAGACCATACAGGAGAtgcagcagaagctggaagaCTTCCGTGACTACCGGCGCATCCACAAGCCCCCCAAAGTGCAGGAGAAATGCCAGCTGGAGATCAACTTCAACACCCTGCAGACGAAGCTCCGGCTGAGCAACAGGCCTGCTTTCATGCCCTCCGAGGGGAAGATGGTCTTG GACATCAATAACGGCTGGCAGCACTTGGAGCAAGCCGAGAAGGGCTACGAGGAATGGCTGCTGAACGAGATCAGGCGGCTGGAGCGGCTCGACCACCTGGCCGAGAAGTTCAGGCAGAAGGCGTCCATCCACGAGGCCTGGACCGAAG GCAAGGAGGCCATGCTGAAGCAGAAGGACTACGAAACTGCCACCCTGTCGGACATCAAAGCCCTCATCAGGAAGCATGAAGCCTTCGAGAGTGACCTGGCGGCACACCAGGACCGCGTGGAGCAGATTGCAGCAATCGCGCAGGAACTCAA TGAGCTGGATTACTACGACTCTCCCAGCGTGAACGCTCGGTGCCAGAAGATCTGCGACCAGTGGGATGTTCTGGGCTCCTTGACCCACAGCAGGAGAGAGGCTCTCGAG AAAacggagaagcagctggaaaCGATCGACGAGCTGCACCTGGAGTATGCGAAGAGGGCAGCCCCCTTCAACAACTGGATGGAGAGTGCCATGGAAGACCTTCAGGACATGTTCATCGTCCACACCATCGAGGAGATCGAG GGACTCATCGCTGCTCACGACCAGTTCAAGTCCACCCTGCCCGACGCCGACAAGGAGCGCGAGGCCATCCTGGGCATCCAGAGGGAAGCACAGCGGATCGCGGACTTCAACAGCATCAAGCTCTCTGGGAACAACCCCTACACCTCTGTCACCCTGCAGATCATCAACTCCAAGTGGGAACGG GTCCAGCAGCTGGTGCCGAAGAGGGACCATGCCTTGCTCGACGAGCAGAGCAAGCAGCAATCCAACGAGCATTTACGTCGGCAGTTCGCCAGCCAGGCCAACATCGTGGGGCCCTGGATCCAGACCAAGATGGAG GAGATCGGGCGTATCTCCATCGAGATGAATGGCACGCTGGAGGACCAGCTTAACCACCTCAAGCAATATGAGCAGAGCATCGTGGACTACAAACCCAACATCgacctgctggagcagcagcaccagctcatTCAGGAGGCGCTGATCTTCGACAACAAGCACACCAACTACACCATGGAG CACATCCGCgtgggctgggagcagctcctcaCCACCATCGCCCGCACCATCAACGAGGTGGAGAACCAAATCCTCACCCGTGACGCCAAAGGCATCAGCCAGGAGCAGATGCAGGAGTTCAGGGCTTCCTTCAACCACTTCGACAAG GACCACGGCGGTGCCCTGGGACCAGAAGAGTTCAAAGCCTGCCTCATCAGCTTGGGATACGACGTGGAGAATGACCGACAG AAGTGCACAGGAAGCATGGACACCGATGACTTCCGAGCTCTCCTTATCTCCACGGGATACAGCCTG GGTGATGCCGAATTCAACCGGATAATGAGTGTCGTCGATCCCAACAACAGCGGGATCGTCACCTTCCAAGCTTTCATCGACTTCATGTCCCGGGAGACCACTGACACGGACACGGCTGACCAAGTCATTGCCTCCTTCAAAGTCCTGGCCGGGGACAAG aactACATCACGGCCGAGGAGCTGCTGCGAGAGCTGCCCCCTGACCAGGCAGAGTACTGCATCGCCCGCATGGCCCCTTACCAGGGCCCCGACGCTGTCCCCGGAGCCCTGGACTACAAGTCCTTCTCCACGGCACTCTACGGCGAGAGCGACCTCTGA
- the ACTN4 gene encoding alpha-actinin-4 isoform X3 has product MVDYHSAGQPYPYSGNGPGPNGDYMAQEDDWDRDLLLDPAWEKQQRKTFTAWCNSHLRKAGTQIENIDEDFRDGLKLMLLLEVISGERLPKPERGKMRVHKINNVNKALDFIASKGVKLVSIGAEEIVDGNAKMTLGMIWTIILRFAIQDISVEETSAKEGLLLWCQRKTAPYKNVNVQNFHISWKDGLAFNALIHRHRPELIEYDKLRKDDPVTNLNNAFEVAEKYLDIPKMLDAEDIVNTARPDEKAIMTYVSSFYHAFSGAQKAETAANRICKVLAVNQENEHLMEDYEKLASDLLEWIKRTIPWLEDRSPQKTIQEMQQKLEDFRDYRRIHKPPKVQEKCQLEINFNTLQTKLRLSNRPAFMPSEGKMVLDINNGWQHLEQAEKGYEEWLLNEIRRLERLDHLAEKFRQKASIHEAWTEGKEAMLKQKDYETATLSDIKALIRKHEAFESDLAAHQDRVEQIAAIAQELNELDYYDSPSVNARCQKICDQWDVLGSLTHSRREALEKTEKQLETIDELHLEYAKRAAPFNNWMESAMEDLQDMFIVHTIEEIEGLIAAHDQFKSTLPDADKEREAILGIQREAQRIADFNSIKLSGNNPYTSVTLQIINSKWERVQQLVPKRDHALLDEQSKQQSNEHLRRQFASQANIVGPWIQTKMEEIGRISIEMNGTLEDQLNHLKQYEQSIVDYKPNIDLLEQQHQLIQEALIFDNKHTNYTMEHIRVGWEQLLTTIARTINEVENQILTRDAKGISQEQMQEFRASFNHFDKDHGGALGPEEFKACLISLGYDVENDRQGDAEFNRIMSVVDPNNSGIVTFQAFIDFMSRETTDTDTADQVIASFKVLAGDKNYITAEELLRELPPDQAEYCIARMAPYQGPDAVPGALDYKSFSTALYGESDL; this is encoded by the exons ATGGTGGATTACCACAGCGCTGGGCAGCCCTACCCCTACAGCGGCAATGGGCCCGGCCCCAACGGCGATTATATGGCCCAGGAGGACGACTGGGACCGCGACCTCCTCCTCGATCCcgcctgggagaagcagcagcgcAAG ACATTCACAGCTTGGTGCAACTCCCACCTGCGGAAGGCTGGCACGCAGATAGAGAACATCGACGAGGATTTCCGCGATGGCCTCAAGCTCATGCTGCTTCTGGAGGTGATTTCAG GGGAACGATTGCCAAAACCAGAGCGGGGAAAAATGAGAGTGCATAAAATCAACAACGTGAACAAAGCCCTCGATTTCATCGCCAGCAAAGGTGTCAAGCTGGTCTCTATAGGAGCTGAAG AGATCGTCGATGGCAACGCGAAGATGACGCTGGGCATGATCTGGACCATTATCCTCAGATTTGCCATTCAGGACATCTCAGTGGAAG AGACCTCGGCGAAGGAGGGCTTGCTACTGTGGTGTCAGAGGAAGACGGCTCCCTACAAGAACGTCAATGTGCAGAACTTCCACATCAG CTGGAAGGATGGTCTTGCTTTTAATGCCTTGATCCACAGACACAGACCGGAGCTCATCGAATACGACAAACTCAGAAAG GATGACCCCGTGACGAATCTGAACAACGCCTTTGAAGTGGCGGAGAAGTACCTGGACATCCCCAAGATGCTGGATGCAGAGG ACATTGTCAACACAGCTCGCCCCGATGAGAAAGCCATCATGACCTATGTGTCGAGCTTCTACCATGCCTTTTCTGGGGCTCAGAAG GCCGAGACTGCGGCAAACCGCATTTGCAAAGTGCTGGCTGTCAACCAGGAGAACGAGCACCTGATGGAAGATTACGAGAAACTCGCTTCTGAC CTGCTGGAGTGGATCAAGCGTACCATCCCTTGGCTGGAGGACCGCAGCCCGCAGAAGACCATACAGGAGAtgcagcagaagctggaagaCTTCCGTGACTACCGGCGCATCCACAAGCCCCCCAAAGTGCAGGAGAAATGCCAGCTGGAGATCAACTTCAACACCCTGCAGACGAAGCTCCGGCTGAGCAACAGGCCTGCTTTCATGCCCTCCGAGGGGAAGATGGTCTTG GACATCAATAACGGCTGGCAGCACTTGGAGCAAGCCGAGAAGGGCTACGAGGAATGGCTGCTGAACGAGATCAGGCGGCTGGAGCGGCTCGACCACCTGGCCGAGAAGTTCAGGCAGAAGGCGTCCATCCACGAGGCCTGGACCGAAG GCAAGGAGGCCATGCTGAAGCAGAAGGACTACGAAACTGCCACCCTGTCGGACATCAAAGCCCTCATCAGGAAGCATGAAGCCTTCGAGAGTGACCTGGCGGCACACCAGGACCGCGTGGAGCAGATTGCAGCAATCGCGCAGGAACTCAA TGAGCTGGATTACTACGACTCTCCCAGCGTGAACGCTCGGTGCCAGAAGATCTGCGACCAGTGGGATGTTCTGGGCTCCTTGACCCACAGCAGGAGAGAGGCTCTCGAG AAAacggagaagcagctggaaaCGATCGACGAGCTGCACCTGGAGTATGCGAAGAGGGCAGCCCCCTTCAACAACTGGATGGAGAGTGCCATGGAAGACCTTCAGGACATGTTCATCGTCCACACCATCGAGGAGATCGAG GGACTCATCGCTGCTCACGACCAGTTCAAGTCCACCCTGCCCGACGCCGACAAGGAGCGCGAGGCCATCCTGGGCATCCAGAGGGAAGCACAGCGGATCGCGGACTTCAACAGCATCAAGCTCTCTGGGAACAACCCCTACACCTCTGTCACCCTGCAGATCATCAACTCCAAGTGGGAACGG GTCCAGCAGCTGGTGCCGAAGAGGGACCATGCCTTGCTCGACGAGCAGAGCAAGCAGCAATCCAACGAGCATTTACGTCGGCAGTTCGCCAGCCAGGCCAACATCGTGGGGCCCTGGATCCAGACCAAGATGGAG GAGATCGGGCGTATCTCCATCGAGATGAATGGCACGCTGGAGGACCAGCTTAACCACCTCAAGCAATATGAGCAGAGCATCGTGGACTACAAACCCAACATCgacctgctggagcagcagcaccagctcatTCAGGAGGCGCTGATCTTCGACAACAAGCACACCAACTACACCATGGAG CACATCCGCgtgggctgggagcagctcctcaCCACCATCGCCCGCACCATCAACGAGGTGGAGAACCAAATCCTCACCCGTGACGCCAAAGGCATCAGCCAGGAGCAGATGCAGGAGTTCAGGGCTTCCTTCAACCACTTCGACAAG GACCACGGCGGTGCCCTGGGACCAGAAGAGTTCAAAGCCTGCCTCATCAGCTTGGGATACGACGTGGAGAATGACCGACAG GGTGATGCCGAATTCAACCGGATAATGAGTGTCGTCGATCCCAACAACAGCGGGATCGTCACCTTCCAAGCTTTCATCGACTTCATGTCCCGGGAGACCACTGACACGGACACGGCTGACCAAGTCATTGCCTCCTTCAAAGTCCTGGCCGGGGACAAG aactACATCACGGCCGAGGAGCTGCTGCGAGAGCTGCCCCCTGACCAGGCAGAGTACTGCATCGCCCGCATGGCCCCTTACCAGGGCCCCGACGCTGTCCCCGGAGCCCTGGACTACAAGTCCTTCTCCACGGCACTCTACGGCGAGAGCGACCTCTGA
- the ACTN4 gene encoding alpha-actinin-4 isoform X2, which produces MVDYHSAGQPYPYSGNGPGPNGDYMAQEDDWDRDLLLDPAWEKQQRKTFTAWCNSHLRKAGTQIENIDEDFRDGLKLMLLLEVISGERLPKPERGKMRVHKINNVNKALDFIASKGVKLVSIGAEEIVDGNAKMTLGMIWTIILRFAIQDISVEETSAKEGLLLWCQRKTAPYKNVNVQNFHISWKDGLAFNALIHRHRPELIEYDKLRKDDPVTNLNNAFEVAEKYLDIPKMLDAEDIVGTLRPDEKAIMTYVSCFYHAFSGAQKAETAANRICKVLAVNQENEHLMEDYEKLASDLLEWIKRTIPWLEDRSPQKTIQEMQQKLEDFRDYRRIHKPPKVQEKCQLEINFNTLQTKLRLSNRPAFMPSEGKMVLDINNGWQHLEQAEKGYEEWLLNEIRRLERLDHLAEKFRQKASIHEAWTEGKEAMLKQKDYETATLSDIKALIRKHEAFESDLAAHQDRVEQIAAIAQELNELDYYDSPSVNARCQKICDQWDVLGSLTHSRREALEKTEKQLETIDELHLEYAKRAAPFNNWMESAMEDLQDMFIVHTIEEIEGLIAAHDQFKSTLPDADKEREAILGIQREAQRIADFNSIKLSGNNPYTSVTLQIINSKWERVQQLVPKRDHALLDEQSKQQSNEHLRRQFASQANIVGPWIQTKMEEIGRISIEMNGTLEDQLNHLKQYEQSIVDYKPNIDLLEQQHQLIQEALIFDNKHTNYTMEHIRVGWEQLLTTIARTINEVENQILTRDAKGISQEQMQEFRASFNHFDKDHGGALGPEEFKACLISLGYDVENDRQKCTGSMDTDDFRALLISTGYSLGDAEFNRIMSVVDPNNSGIVTFQAFIDFMSRETTDTDTADQVIASFKVLAGDKNYITAEELLRELPPDQAEYCIARMAPYQGPDAVPGALDYKSFSTALYGESDL; this is translated from the exons ATGGTGGATTACCACAGCGCTGGGCAGCCCTACCCCTACAGCGGCAATGGGCCCGGCCCCAACGGCGATTATATGGCCCAGGAGGACGACTGGGACCGCGACCTCCTCCTCGATCCcgcctgggagaagcagcagcgcAAG ACATTCACAGCTTGGTGCAACTCCCACCTGCGGAAGGCTGGCACGCAGATAGAGAACATCGACGAGGATTTCCGCGATGGCCTCAAGCTCATGCTGCTTCTGGAGGTGATTTCAG GGGAACGATTGCCAAAACCAGAGCGGGGAAAAATGAGAGTGCATAAAATCAACAACGTGAACAAAGCCCTCGATTTCATCGCCAGCAAAGGTGTCAAGCTGGTCTCTATAGGAGCTGAAG AGATCGTCGATGGCAACGCGAAGATGACGCTGGGCATGATCTGGACCATTATCCTCAGATTTGCCATTCAGGACATCTCAGTGGAAG AGACCTCGGCGAAGGAGGGCTTGCTACTGTGGTGTCAGAGGAAGACGGCTCCCTACAAGAACGTCAATGTGCAGAACTTCCACATCAG CTGGAAGGATGGTCTTGCTTTTAATGCCTTGATCCACAGACACAGACCGGAGCTCATCGAATACGACAAACTCAGAAAG GATGACCCCGTGACGAATCTGAACAACGCCTTTGAAGTGGCGGAGAAGTACCTGGACATCCCCAAGATGCTGGATGCAGAGG ATATTGTAGGCACTCTCAGGCCCGATGAGAAGGCCATCATGACATATGTTTCCTGCTTCTACCACGCTTTCTCGGGTGCTCAGAAG GCCGAGACTGCGGCAAACCGCATTTGCAAAGTGCTGGCTGTCAACCAGGAGAACGAGCACCTGATGGAAGATTACGAGAAACTCGCTTCTGAC CTGCTGGAGTGGATCAAGCGTACCATCCCTTGGCTGGAGGACCGCAGCCCGCAGAAGACCATACAGGAGAtgcagcagaagctggaagaCTTCCGTGACTACCGGCGCATCCACAAGCCCCCCAAAGTGCAGGAGAAATGCCAGCTGGAGATCAACTTCAACACCCTGCAGACGAAGCTCCGGCTGAGCAACAGGCCTGCTTTCATGCCCTCCGAGGGGAAGATGGTCTTG GACATCAATAACGGCTGGCAGCACTTGGAGCAAGCCGAGAAGGGCTACGAGGAATGGCTGCTGAACGAGATCAGGCGGCTGGAGCGGCTCGACCACCTGGCCGAGAAGTTCAGGCAGAAGGCGTCCATCCACGAGGCCTGGACCGAAG GCAAGGAGGCCATGCTGAAGCAGAAGGACTACGAAACTGCCACCCTGTCGGACATCAAAGCCCTCATCAGGAAGCATGAAGCCTTCGAGAGTGACCTGGCGGCACACCAGGACCGCGTGGAGCAGATTGCAGCAATCGCGCAGGAACTCAA TGAGCTGGATTACTACGACTCTCCCAGCGTGAACGCTCGGTGCCAGAAGATCTGCGACCAGTGGGATGTTCTGGGCTCCTTGACCCACAGCAGGAGAGAGGCTCTCGAG AAAacggagaagcagctggaaaCGATCGACGAGCTGCACCTGGAGTATGCGAAGAGGGCAGCCCCCTTCAACAACTGGATGGAGAGTGCCATGGAAGACCTTCAGGACATGTTCATCGTCCACACCATCGAGGAGATCGAG GGACTCATCGCTGCTCACGACCAGTTCAAGTCCACCCTGCCCGACGCCGACAAGGAGCGCGAGGCCATCCTGGGCATCCAGAGGGAAGCACAGCGGATCGCGGACTTCAACAGCATCAAGCTCTCTGGGAACAACCCCTACACCTCTGTCACCCTGCAGATCATCAACTCCAAGTGGGAACGG GTCCAGCAGCTGGTGCCGAAGAGGGACCATGCCTTGCTCGACGAGCAGAGCAAGCAGCAATCCAACGAGCATTTACGTCGGCAGTTCGCCAGCCAGGCCAACATCGTGGGGCCCTGGATCCAGACCAAGATGGAG GAGATCGGGCGTATCTCCATCGAGATGAATGGCACGCTGGAGGACCAGCTTAACCACCTCAAGCAATATGAGCAGAGCATCGTGGACTACAAACCCAACATCgacctgctggagcagcagcaccagctcatTCAGGAGGCGCTGATCTTCGACAACAAGCACACCAACTACACCATGGAG CACATCCGCgtgggctgggagcagctcctcaCCACCATCGCCCGCACCATCAACGAGGTGGAGAACCAAATCCTCACCCGTGACGCCAAAGGCATCAGCCAGGAGCAGATGCAGGAGTTCAGGGCTTCCTTCAACCACTTCGACAAG GACCACGGCGGTGCCCTGGGACCAGAAGAGTTCAAAGCCTGCCTCATCAGCTTGGGATACGACGTGGAGAATGACCGACAG AAGTGCACAGGAAGCATGGACACCGATGACTTCCGAGCTCTCCTTATCTCCACGGGATACAGCCTG GGTGATGCCGAATTCAACCGGATAATGAGTGTCGTCGATCCCAACAACAGCGGGATCGTCACCTTCCAAGCTTTCATCGACTTCATGTCCCGGGAGACCACTGACACGGACACGGCTGACCAAGTCATTGCCTCCTTCAAAGTCCTGGCCGGGGACAAG aactACATCACGGCCGAGGAGCTGCTGCGAGAGCTGCCCCCTGACCAGGCAGAGTACTGCATCGCCCGCATGGCCCCTTACCAGGGCCCCGACGCTGTCCCCGGAGCCCTGGACTACAAGTCCTTCTCCACGGCACTCTACGGCGAGAGCGACCTCTGA
- the ACTN4 gene encoding alpha-actinin-4 isoform X4 codes for MVDYHSAGQPYPYSGNGPGPNGDYMAQEDDWDRDLLLDPAWEKQQRKTFTAWCNSHLRKAGTQIENIDEDFRDGLKLMLLLEVISGERLPKPERGKMRVHKINNVNKALDFIASKGVKLVSIGAEEIVDGNAKMTLGMIWTIILRFAIQDISVEETSAKEGLLLWCQRKTAPYKNVNVQNFHISWKDGLAFNALIHRHRPELIEYDKLRKDDPVTNLNNAFEVAEKYLDIPKMLDAEDIVGTLRPDEKAIMTYVSCFYHAFSGAQKAETAANRICKVLAVNQENEHLMEDYEKLASDLLEWIKRTIPWLEDRSPQKTIQEMQQKLEDFRDYRRIHKPPKVQEKCQLEINFNTLQTKLRLSNRPAFMPSEGKMVLDINNGWQHLEQAEKGYEEWLLNEIRRLERLDHLAEKFRQKASIHEAWTEGKEAMLKQKDYETATLSDIKALIRKHEAFESDLAAHQDRVEQIAAIAQELNELDYYDSPSVNARCQKICDQWDVLGSLTHSRREALEKTEKQLETIDELHLEYAKRAAPFNNWMESAMEDLQDMFIVHTIEEIEGLIAAHDQFKSTLPDADKEREAILGIQREAQRIADFNSIKLSGNNPYTSVTLQIINSKWERVQQLVPKRDHALLDEQSKQQSNEHLRRQFASQANIVGPWIQTKMEEIGRISIEMNGTLEDQLNHLKQYEQSIVDYKPNIDLLEQQHQLIQEALIFDNKHTNYTMEHIRVGWEQLLTTIARTINEVENQILTRDAKGISQEQMQEFRASFNHFDKDHGGALGPEEFKACLISLGYDVENDRQGDAEFNRIMSVVDPNNSGIVTFQAFIDFMSRETTDTDTADQVIASFKVLAGDKNYITAEELLRELPPDQAEYCIARMAPYQGPDAVPGALDYKSFSTALYGESDL; via the exons ATGGTGGATTACCACAGCGCTGGGCAGCCCTACCCCTACAGCGGCAATGGGCCCGGCCCCAACGGCGATTATATGGCCCAGGAGGACGACTGGGACCGCGACCTCCTCCTCGATCCcgcctgggagaagcagcagcgcAAG ACATTCACAGCTTGGTGCAACTCCCACCTGCGGAAGGCTGGCACGCAGATAGAGAACATCGACGAGGATTTCCGCGATGGCCTCAAGCTCATGCTGCTTCTGGAGGTGATTTCAG GGGAACGATTGCCAAAACCAGAGCGGGGAAAAATGAGAGTGCATAAAATCAACAACGTGAACAAAGCCCTCGATTTCATCGCCAGCAAAGGTGTCAAGCTGGTCTCTATAGGAGCTGAAG AGATCGTCGATGGCAACGCGAAGATGACGCTGGGCATGATCTGGACCATTATCCTCAGATTTGCCATTCAGGACATCTCAGTGGAAG AGACCTCGGCGAAGGAGGGCTTGCTACTGTGGTGTCAGAGGAAGACGGCTCCCTACAAGAACGTCAATGTGCAGAACTTCCACATCAG CTGGAAGGATGGTCTTGCTTTTAATGCCTTGATCCACAGACACAGACCGGAGCTCATCGAATACGACAAACTCAGAAAG GATGACCCCGTGACGAATCTGAACAACGCCTTTGAAGTGGCGGAGAAGTACCTGGACATCCCCAAGATGCTGGATGCAGAGG ATATTGTAGGCACTCTCAGGCCCGATGAGAAGGCCATCATGACATATGTTTCCTGCTTCTACCACGCTTTCTCGGGTGCTCAGAAG GCCGAGACTGCGGCAAACCGCATTTGCAAAGTGCTGGCTGTCAACCAGGAGAACGAGCACCTGATGGAAGATTACGAGAAACTCGCTTCTGAC CTGCTGGAGTGGATCAAGCGTACCATCCCTTGGCTGGAGGACCGCAGCCCGCAGAAGACCATACAGGAGAtgcagcagaagctggaagaCTTCCGTGACTACCGGCGCATCCACAAGCCCCCCAAAGTGCAGGAGAAATGCCAGCTGGAGATCAACTTCAACACCCTGCAGACGAAGCTCCGGCTGAGCAACAGGCCTGCTTTCATGCCCTCCGAGGGGAAGATGGTCTTG GACATCAATAACGGCTGGCAGCACTTGGAGCAAGCCGAGAAGGGCTACGAGGAATGGCTGCTGAACGAGATCAGGCGGCTGGAGCGGCTCGACCACCTGGCCGAGAAGTTCAGGCAGAAGGCGTCCATCCACGAGGCCTGGACCGAAG GCAAGGAGGCCATGCTGAAGCAGAAGGACTACGAAACTGCCACCCTGTCGGACATCAAAGCCCTCATCAGGAAGCATGAAGCCTTCGAGAGTGACCTGGCGGCACACCAGGACCGCGTGGAGCAGATTGCAGCAATCGCGCAGGAACTCAA TGAGCTGGATTACTACGACTCTCCCAGCGTGAACGCTCGGTGCCAGAAGATCTGCGACCAGTGGGATGTTCTGGGCTCCTTGACCCACAGCAGGAGAGAGGCTCTCGAG AAAacggagaagcagctggaaaCGATCGACGAGCTGCACCTGGAGTATGCGAAGAGGGCAGCCCCCTTCAACAACTGGATGGAGAGTGCCATGGAAGACCTTCAGGACATGTTCATCGTCCACACCATCGAGGAGATCGAG GGACTCATCGCTGCTCACGACCAGTTCAAGTCCACCCTGCCCGACGCCGACAAGGAGCGCGAGGCCATCCTGGGCATCCAGAGGGAAGCACAGCGGATCGCGGACTTCAACAGCATCAAGCTCTCTGGGAACAACCCCTACACCTCTGTCACCCTGCAGATCATCAACTCCAAGTGGGAACGG GTCCAGCAGCTGGTGCCGAAGAGGGACCATGCCTTGCTCGACGAGCAGAGCAAGCAGCAATCCAACGAGCATTTACGTCGGCAGTTCGCCAGCCAGGCCAACATCGTGGGGCCCTGGATCCAGACCAAGATGGAG GAGATCGGGCGTATCTCCATCGAGATGAATGGCACGCTGGAGGACCAGCTTAACCACCTCAAGCAATATGAGCAGAGCATCGTGGACTACAAACCCAACATCgacctgctggagcagcagcaccagctcatTCAGGAGGCGCTGATCTTCGACAACAAGCACACCAACTACACCATGGAG CACATCCGCgtgggctgggagcagctcctcaCCACCATCGCCCGCACCATCAACGAGGTGGAGAACCAAATCCTCACCCGTGACGCCAAAGGCATCAGCCAGGAGCAGATGCAGGAGTTCAGGGCTTCCTTCAACCACTTCGACAAG GACCACGGCGGTGCCCTGGGACCAGAAGAGTTCAAAGCCTGCCTCATCAGCTTGGGATACGACGTGGAGAATGACCGACAG GGTGATGCCGAATTCAACCGGATAATGAGTGTCGTCGATCCCAACAACAGCGGGATCGTCACCTTCCAAGCTTTCATCGACTTCATGTCCCGGGAGACCACTGACACGGACACGGCTGACCAAGTCATTGCCTCCTTCAAAGTCCTGGCCGGGGACAAG aactACATCACGGCCGAGGAGCTGCTGCGAGAGCTGCCCCCTGACCAGGCAGAGTACTGCATCGCCCGCATGGCCCCTTACCAGGGCCCCGACGCTGTCCCCGGAGCCCTGGACTACAAGTCCTTCTCCACGGCACTCTACGGCGAGAGCGACCTCTGA